The Pyrus communis chromosome 2, drPyrComm1.1, whole genome shotgun sequence genome includes a window with the following:
- the LOC137725972 gene encoding metacaspase-1-like isoform X1, with amino-acid sequence MASKTIACPSCKQWVQMTPYGTRHRCVCGHVLTTRSAAAETQRETSVRGRGDHKGERHSFQRWQIGTGTLMSLPSSCSDKPVCSGSRPNKRALLCGVTYKQHKYKLKGIYNDVKNMENLLTKTFGFPANCIRILSEDDPRDLERIPTKKNIENSLKWLVEGCQRGDSLVFYFSGHGLRQPDFKDDELDGFDETICPVDFMEEGMILDNDINETIVWPLEEGVTLHAIVDACHSGTNVDLEHVYDRKLNTWKDNIPLSRARKSTRGGLAISLSACEDDKMAIDTTAFAGKSMNGAMTYILTETVRNKTDITYGVLLDEMVNYIKKINCERCSNSRFLRTVLRRKTIQVCFHFMQHVKSNGFDLHFFFLKYRCTICDMHVDYKAHSVLIKVDIPNSYSQAPNHECTL; translated from the exons ATGGCAAGCAAAACAATCGCTTGCCCTAGTTGCAAGCAATGGGTTCAAATGACGCCGTATGGCACACGGCACCGATGCGTCTGCGGTCATGTACTCACAACTCGCAGTGCTGCTGCAGAAACACAACGAGAAACTAGTGTTCGTGGTCGTGGAGATCACAAAGGTGAGCGTCATAGCTTCCAGAGATGGCAAATTG GGACAGGGACGCTGATGTCGTTGCCCTCCTCCTGCTCGGACAAGCCAGTATGCAGTGGATCACGACCAAACAAGCGTGCACTTCTTTGCGGGGTGACATACAAGCAACATAAATACAAGCTCAAAGGCATTTATAATGATGTGAAAAACATGGAAAACTTGCTGACTAAAACCTTCGGTTTTCCTGCCAACTGCATACGCATACTTTCAg AAGATGATCCGCGTGACCTAGAGCGGATTCCTACaaagaaaaatatagaaaattccTTGAAATGGCTTGTGGAGGGATGCCAGCGGGGAGACTCGTTGGTGTTTTACTTCTCGGGGCATGGCTTACGACAGCCTGATTTCAAAGATGATGAGCTTGATGGGTTCGACGAGACCATTTGCCCTGTTGATTTTATGGAAGAGGGAATGATCCTTGACAATGATATTAATGAAACCATTGTTTGGCCACTCGAGGAGGGTGTCACACTTCACGCTATCGTTGATGCTTGTCACAGTGGAACGAATGTTGATCTGGAGCACGTGTATGACCGTAAACT GAATACTTGGAAGGATAATATTCCTCTATCTCGTGCTAGAAAAAGTACAAGGGGTGGGTTAGCGATTTCTCTTAGTGCTTGCGAAGATGATAAAATGGCAATTGATACTACT GCTTTTGCTGGAAAATCAATGAATGGTGCAATGACATACATTCTCACTGAAACTGTTAGGAACAAGACCGACATAACATATGGAGTTTTGCTCGACGAGATGGTAAATTACATTAAAAAGATTAACTGCGAAAGATGTTCTAACTCAAGATTCTTGAGGACTGTACTTCGACGCAAAACCATACAGGTTTGCTTTCACTTCATGCAACATGTTAAATCAAATGGGTtcgatcttcattttttttttcttaaatatagGTGTACCATATGTGACATGCATGTTGACTACAAAGCTCATTCAGTTCTTATCAAAGTTGATATACCAAACAGTTACAGTCAGGCTCCGAATCACGAGTGCACATTGTAA
- the LOC137725972 gene encoding metacaspase-1-like isoform X2 yields MASKTIACPSCKQWVQMTPYGTRHRCVCGHVLTTRSAAAETQRETSVRGRGDHKGERHSFQRWQIGTGTLMSLPSSCSDKPVCSGSRPNKRALLCGVTYKQHKYKLKGIYNDVKNMENLLTKTFGFPANCIRILSDDPRDLERIPTKKNIENSLKWLVEGCQRGDSLVFYFSGHGLRQPDFKDDELDGFDETICPVDFMEEGMILDNDINETIVWPLEEGVTLHAIVDACHSGTNVDLEHVYDRKLNTWKDNIPLSRARKSTRGGLAISLSACEDDKMAIDTTAFAGKSMNGAMTYILTETVRNKTDITYGVLLDEMVNYIKKINCERCSNSRFLRTVLRRKTIQVCFHFMQHVKSNGFDLHFFFLKYRCTICDMHVDYKAHSVLIKVDIPNSYSQAPNHECTL; encoded by the exons ATGGCAAGCAAAACAATCGCTTGCCCTAGTTGCAAGCAATGGGTTCAAATGACGCCGTATGGCACACGGCACCGATGCGTCTGCGGTCATGTACTCACAACTCGCAGTGCTGCTGCAGAAACACAACGAGAAACTAGTGTTCGTGGTCGTGGAGATCACAAAGGTGAGCGTCATAGCTTCCAGAGATGGCAAATTG GGACAGGGACGCTGATGTCGTTGCCCTCCTCCTGCTCGGACAAGCCAGTATGCAGTGGATCACGACCAAACAAGCGTGCACTTCTTTGCGGGGTGACATACAAGCAACATAAATACAAGCTCAAAGGCATTTATAATGATGTGAAAAACATGGAAAACTTGCTGACTAAAACCTTCGGTTTTCCTGCCAACTGCATACGCATACTTTCAg ATGATCCGCGTGACCTAGAGCGGATTCCTACaaagaaaaatatagaaaattccTTGAAATGGCTTGTGGAGGGATGCCAGCGGGGAGACTCGTTGGTGTTTTACTTCTCGGGGCATGGCTTACGACAGCCTGATTTCAAAGATGATGAGCTTGATGGGTTCGACGAGACCATTTGCCCTGTTGATTTTATGGAAGAGGGAATGATCCTTGACAATGATATTAATGAAACCATTGTTTGGCCACTCGAGGAGGGTGTCACACTTCACGCTATCGTTGATGCTTGTCACAGTGGAACGAATGTTGATCTGGAGCACGTGTATGACCGTAAACT GAATACTTGGAAGGATAATATTCCTCTATCTCGTGCTAGAAAAAGTACAAGGGGTGGGTTAGCGATTTCTCTTAGTGCTTGCGAAGATGATAAAATGGCAATTGATACTACT GCTTTTGCTGGAAAATCAATGAATGGTGCAATGACATACATTCTCACTGAAACTGTTAGGAACAAGACCGACATAACATATGGAGTTTTGCTCGACGAGATGGTAAATTACATTAAAAAGATTAACTGCGAAAGATGTTCTAACTCAAGATTCTTGAGGACTGTACTTCGACGCAAAACCATACAGGTTTGCTTTCACTTCATGCAACATGTTAAATCAAATGGGTtcgatcttcattttttttttcttaaatatagGTGTACCATATGTGACATGCATGTTGACTACAAAGCTCATTCAGTTCTTATCAAAGTTGATATACCAAACAGTTACAGTCAGGCTCCGAATCACGAGTGCACATTGTAA
- the LOC137725972 gene encoding metacaspase-1-like isoform X3 has product MASKTIACPSCKQWVQMTPYGTRHRCVCGHVLTTRSAAAETQRETSVRGRGDHKGERHSFQRWQIGTGTLMSLPSSCSDKPVCSGSRPNKRALLCGVTYKQHKYKLKGIYNDVKNMENLLTKTFGFPANCIRILSEDDPRDLERIPTKKNIENSLKWLVEGCQRGDSLVFYFSGHGLRQPDFKDDELDGFDETICPVDFMEEGMILDNDINETIVWPLEEGVTLHAIVDACHSGTNVDLEHVYDRKLNTWKDNIPLSRARKSTRGGLAISLSACEDDKMAIDTTAFAGKSMNGAMTYILTETVRNKTDITYGVLLDEMVNYIKKINCERCSNSRFLRTVLRRKTIQVYHM; this is encoded by the exons ATGGCAAGCAAAACAATCGCTTGCCCTAGTTGCAAGCAATGGGTTCAAATGACGCCGTATGGCACACGGCACCGATGCGTCTGCGGTCATGTACTCACAACTCGCAGTGCTGCTGCAGAAACACAACGAGAAACTAGTGTTCGTGGTCGTGGAGATCACAAAGGTGAGCGTCATAGCTTCCAGAGATGGCAAATTG GGACAGGGACGCTGATGTCGTTGCCCTCCTCCTGCTCGGACAAGCCAGTATGCAGTGGATCACGACCAAACAAGCGTGCACTTCTTTGCGGGGTGACATACAAGCAACATAAATACAAGCTCAAAGGCATTTATAATGATGTGAAAAACATGGAAAACTTGCTGACTAAAACCTTCGGTTTTCCTGCCAACTGCATACGCATACTTTCAg AAGATGATCCGCGTGACCTAGAGCGGATTCCTACaaagaaaaatatagaaaattccTTGAAATGGCTTGTGGAGGGATGCCAGCGGGGAGACTCGTTGGTGTTTTACTTCTCGGGGCATGGCTTACGACAGCCTGATTTCAAAGATGATGAGCTTGATGGGTTCGACGAGACCATTTGCCCTGTTGATTTTATGGAAGAGGGAATGATCCTTGACAATGATATTAATGAAACCATTGTTTGGCCACTCGAGGAGGGTGTCACACTTCACGCTATCGTTGATGCTTGTCACAGTGGAACGAATGTTGATCTGGAGCACGTGTATGACCGTAAACT GAATACTTGGAAGGATAATATTCCTCTATCTCGTGCTAGAAAAAGTACAAGGGGTGGGTTAGCGATTTCTCTTAGTGCTTGCGAAGATGATAAAATGGCAATTGATACTACT GCTTTTGCTGGAAAATCAATGAATGGTGCAATGACATACATTCTCACTGAAACTGTTAGGAACAAGACCGACATAACATATGGAGTTTTGCTCGACGAGATGGTAAATTACATTAAAAAGATTAACTGCGAAAGATGTTCTAACTCAAGATTCTTGAGGACTGTACTTCGACGCAAAACCATACAG GTGTACCATATGTGA